The DNA sequence CGCGGGCGGGAAGCTCGCCAAAGCCACGCTGGAGATGGTCACGGCGGCCCGCGCTGTGCTTGAAAGTGGGGGGGGCCGGGAAGGCCCCGTCACCGTCCTCGTCCTCGGCCAGAACGTCGCGGAGGTCGCCAACGCCGCCGCCGCCGTCGCCGATCAGGTCCTCGTGGCCGACCTGCCGGGCCTCGCCACCTACACCGCCGAGACCTGGGCCGCCGCCACCGCGCAGATCGCGGGGGAGGGTGAGGCACACACCGTCGTCATCGGCGGCAGCCGTTCGGGCCGCGAGTACGCCCCCCGCGTGGCGGTGAAGCTCGACGCGCCGTATCTGGAGGACGCCATCCGGCTCACGGCCAACGGTGACACCCTTCAGGCGCAGCGGTATACCTACCTCGCCCGCGTGACCGAGACGGTGGAGGCGGGCGGCCCGGTGGTCGTCGTGACCGTCAAGCCGGGGTCCTTCGCCGCCGCCGCGCCGCTGCCCACGCCCGGCGAGCAGTACGACGTGGAACTCGACCTCCCCGCCCCGCGCGTGGAGGTGACGGGCCGCAGCGTGGAGAAGACGAGCCGCGTCGCGCTGACCGAGGCCGACGTGATCGTGACGGGCGGGCGCGGGGTGGGCAACTCCGAGAACTTCAGCGCCTACGTCGAGGGGCTGGCCGACCGCATCGGGGCGGGCGTGGGCGCGACCCGCGCGGTCGTGGACGCGGGCTGGCGGCCCTACGCCGAGCAGGTGGGGCAGACGGGCAAGACGGTGCAGCCGAAAGCCTACGTCGCGCTGGGCGTGTCGGGGGCCGTGCAGCACCTCTCCGGCATGGGCAAGAGCCGCTATATCGTCGCCATCAACAAGGACGCCGAGGCCCCCATCTTCAAGGTTGCCGACTACGGCATCGTCGGTGACGTGAACCAGATCGTGCCCGCCCTCATCGAGGCCGCCGGGAAGTAACCGCACCCGTCTTCGCCCGCCGCACCGTGCCGCCTGTCCTCCCGGATGGGCGGCCTTTTCATGACAGGTTCGTGGGGATGTGGTTAAACTGGTCGGGTCAGCACAACTCAGCCCTCACCCCAGGAGACCCGCGTGAAGACCCTCCCCTTCGTGACCGCCGCCCTTGCCCTGACCCTCGCCGCCTGCGGACAGACATCCACACCGGGGGCCAGCGTCGCCGACTACGCCTCGCGCCCGGAGCTGGCGGACGCGGACAGTCAGGCCATCCTCGCGCGGTACGGGAACGACCCCGGTCTGCTCGCCGCGCTTCAGGAGGCGTACGGGGAGCGGCCCGCCAGCTTCACCCGCCCGGAGGCCCCGGCCATCTCCGGGCTGGACCTCGCCTCGGACCGCCTCGCCTACGTCAAGCGC is a window from the Deinococcus sp. YIM 134068 genome containing:
- a CDS encoding electron transfer flavoprotein subunit alpha/FixB family protein, which encodes MILIVAEHAGGKLAKATLEMVTAARAVLESGGGREGPVTVLVLGQNVAEVANAAAAVADQVLVADLPGLATYTAETWAAATAQIAGEGEAHTVVIGGSRSGREYAPRVAVKLDAPYLEDAIRLTANGDTLQAQRYTYLARVTETVEAGGPVVVVTVKPGSFAAAAPLPTPGEQYDVELDLPAPRVEVTGRSVEKTSRVALTEADVIVTGGRGVGNSENFSAYVEGLADRIGAGVGATRAVVDAGWRPYAEQVGQTGKTVQPKAYVALGVSGAVQHLSGMGKSRYIVAINKDAEAPIFKVADYGIVGDVNQIVPALIEAAGK